In Juglans microcarpa x Juglans regia isolate MS1-56 chromosome 8D, Jm3101_v1.0, whole genome shotgun sequence, the following are encoded in one genomic region:
- the LOC121242460 gene encoding class V chitinase-like — MAIYRRDLSSQSCTPNLTYSSSNQRVLGTIALSQSSISSNMASTGVVKAGYWHCDSAFLVSDIKSSLFTHLFAAFADVNPITYQVTFPTLHKLQFETFTSTVQIKNPDVKTLLSIGGGAPGVSSTLASMASKQENREIFIVSSITLARENNFHGLCLSWQYPSTAVEMTNLQSLLKEWRAAVEIEARTTTKARLLLTAEVFHSPDICSAGARYPCKAISNYLDWIRVLAYNFYTAASSPNETAPPAPLRNKRDVSLCVEASIDTWIRAGVHAKKLVLGLPFFGWAWILIDPSQHGLFAPAHGLAVVQHKSVDGSVPFAGVKKF, encoded by the coding sequence ATGGCTATATATAGGCGTGATCTGTCTTCTCAAAGCTGCACACCAAATCTCACATATAGCTCTAGCAACCAAAGAGTACTAGGTACTATTGCTCTGTCTCAGTCTTCGATCTCTTCAAATATGGCTTCAACTGGCGTTGTGAAAGCCGGATACTGGCATTGCGACAGTGCATTCCTGGTGTCCGACATAAAATCCTCCCTTTTCACCCATCTTTTTGCCGCCTTTGCGGATGTCAACCCCATTACTTACCAAGTTACCTTTCCTACCCTACACAAGCTCCAGTTTGAAACCTTCACCAGTACTGTGCAAATAAAAAACCCTGATGTTAAAACCCTTTTATCCATTGGTGGTGGGGCTCCTGGCGTATCTTCGACCTTAGCTTCAATGGCTAGTAAGCAAGAAAACCGTGAAATATTCATAGTTTCCTCCATAACTCTAGCCAGGGAAAACAACTTCCATGGTCTTTGCCTCAGCTGGCAGTACCCCTCCACGGCCGTGGAAATGACCAATCTTCAGTCGCTCCTCAAGGAATGGCGAGCAGCCGTGGAAATTGAGGCCCGGACGACCACCAAGGCTCGGTTGCTTCTAACCGCAGAGGTATTTCACTCGCCGGATATCTGCTCGGCAGGAGCGCGTTATCCCTGTAAGGCTATTTCAAACTACTTGGACTGGATCCGCGTATTGGCCTATAACTTCTACACCGCCGCCTCGTCACCCAACGAGACTGCACCCCCTGCACCGTTGAGAAACAAGAGAGACGTATCACTTTGTGTGGAAGCAAGCATCGATACATGGATTAGGGCCGGTGTGCATGCTAAAAAATTGGTCCTAGGGCTTCCCTTTTTTGGCTGGGCATGGATTCTGATTGATCCATCGCAACATGGTTTATTTGCACCAGCGCATGGACTGGCCGTCGTACAGCATAAATCTGTCGATGGATCCGTTCCTTTTGCCGGAGTCAAGAAATTCTAG